The Paramisgurnus dabryanus chromosome 1, PD_genome_1.1, whole genome shotgun sequence genome includes a window with the following:
- the hbae4 gene encoding hemoglobin subunit alpha-D-like, producing the protein MLSNTEKELIVQIWEKMLPVAEDIGSEALLRMFTTFPKTKTYFAHLDISPSSEHLRCHGRKIVQALAEGAKNISTLTTTLAPLSRFHAYQLRIHPTNFRLLNHCLLVTLACNMGENFTAVAHAAVDKFLSAFSAVLSEKFR; encoded by the exons atgctttcaaacacCGAAAAAGAGCTTATTGTACAGATATGGGAAAAAATGCTTCCTGTGGCAGAAGATATTGGATCTGAAGCTCTTTTAAG GATGTTCACAACGTTCCCTAAAACAAAGACATACTTCGCTCATCTAGACATCAGCCCCAGTTCAGAGCATTTAAGGTGCCACGGGAGGAAAATTGTTCAGGCTTTAGCCGAAGGTGCCAAAAACATAAGCACACTTACCACTACGTTGGCACCCCTCAGCAGATTTCACGCTTATCAGTTAAGAATACATCCTACAAACTTCAGG CTTCTCAATCACTGCTTACTTGTGACACTAGCTTGCAATATGGGTGAAAACTTCACCGCAGTTGCGCACGCAGCGGTGGACAAGTTTCTTTCGGCATTCTCTGCAGTTTTATCTGAGAAATTCAGATGA